One Granulicella sp. 5B5 DNA window includes the following coding sequences:
- a CDS encoding acetate/propionate family kinase, producing the protein MSLRDDEVVLAINSGSSSLKAGFFVRDGADEREVLRCSADGIGRADGSLRVVDAEGHELLHEEKSHATQEEALGAFVAAAAERGVKPSAVTHRVVHGGPELTEHQLITPQVLEKLRAAEHFAPLHIPQALKLIAEAEKQFPALPQVACFDTAFHNTMPESAKRFALPGELYRRGVRRYGFHGLSYESIVHQLAGQMPERMVVAHLGNGASLCAMRGGVSVDTTMGLTPTGGIPMATRSGDLDPGVVLFLMRTEQMGADALEEMLNHRSGLVALSGGESDMKRLQERSDAGEAGAALAVTVFVTAVRKMVGAYAALLGGIDLLVFSGGIGEHGEAVRREVCEGLEFMGLRVDGAKVRVIPAQEEIQMARISRRVLA; encoded by the coding sequence ATGTCCCTGCGTGACGATGAGGTCGTGCTGGCGATCAATAGCGGGTCTTCGTCGCTGAAGGCGGGGTTCTTTGTGCGCGATGGCGCGGACGAGCGGGAGGTGCTGCGGTGCAGTGCCGACGGCATCGGACGTGCGGACGGCAGCTTGCGGGTGGTGGATGCGGAGGGACACGAGTTGCTGCATGAGGAGAAGTCTCATGCGACTCAGGAGGAGGCGCTGGGGGCGTTTGTTGCGGCGGCCGCGGAACGTGGGGTGAAGCCTTCTGCGGTAACGCATCGCGTGGTGCACGGTGGGCCGGAGCTGACGGAGCACCAGTTGATTACGCCGCAGGTGCTGGAGAAGCTGCGCGCGGCGGAGCACTTTGCGCCATTGCATATTCCGCAGGCGTTGAAGCTGATTGCGGAGGCGGAGAAGCAGTTCCCTGCACTGCCGCAGGTGGCGTGTTTCGACACGGCGTTCCACAACACGATGCCGGAGAGTGCGAAGCGGTTTGCGCTGCCGGGCGAGTTATATCGGCGGGGTGTGCGGCGGTATGGGTTTCATGGGCTGTCGTATGAGTCGATCGTGCATCAGCTGGCGGGGCAGATGCCGGAGCGGATGGTGGTGGCGCACCTGGGGAATGGGGCAAGCCTGTGTGCGATGCGGGGTGGCGTTTCCGTGGATACGACGATGGGGCTGACTCCAACGGGCGGGATTCCGATGGCGACGCGGAGTGGTGATCTCGACCCGGGTGTGGTGCTGTTCCTGATGCGGACGGAGCAGATGGGTGCGGATGCGCTGGAGGAGATGCTGAACCATCGCAGCGGATTGGTGGCTCTGTCGGGTGGCGAGAGCGATATGAAGCGATTGCAGGAGCGGAGTGATGCGGGTGAGGCTGGGGCGGCTCTGGCGGTGACGGTGTTTGTGACGGCGGTGCGGAAGATGGTTGGGGCCTATGCGGCACTGCTGGGTGGGATCGACCTGCTGGTGTTTTCCGGCGGGATTGGAGAGCATGGTGAGGCGGTACGACGCGAGGTTTGCGAGGGGCTGGAGTTTATGGGGCTGAGGGTCGATGGGGCGAAGGTGAGGGTGATCCCGGCGCAGGAAGAGATACAGATGGCGCGGATCAGCCGCCGTGTGCTGGCTTGA
- a CDS encoding phosphoketolase family protein, whose protein sequence is MTAAAEIVPTLSAEELQLMNRYWSACNYLAAGMIYLRENPLLREPLKAEHIKRRLLGHWGSDPGQSFLWVHLNRLIKKLDLNVMYVAGPGHGAPATLANCYLEGRYSEVYPDKSRDEAGLRKFLRQFSFPGGIGSHCTPETPGSIHEGGELGYSLTHGYGAAFDNPDLIVVVAVGDGEAETGPAATAWHSNKFLNPVRDGAVLPVLHLNGYKIANPTILARISNEELTSLFRGYGYAPYFVEGDEPESMHHKMAAVLEKCIEEIKRIQYDARENGVTERPLWPMIVMRTPKGWTGPKMVDGHRVEGFWRAHQVPILDPIANPAHLQQLEAWLRSYEPETLFDAKGRFVPELQALAPEGDRRISANPHTNGGELSVPLEMPDFAAYAVEVKSPAKEYVSPTATLGVFLRDVMRQNMTNFRVFGPDETASNKLTAIYEASEKTWMAEIKPEDADGTEITQDGRVMEMLSEHTLEGWFEGYVLTGRHGLFSTYEAFVHVIDSMFNQHAKWLEKAKNELAWRAPIPSLNLLITSLVWRQDHNGFTHQDPGFLDVVTNKSPGVVRIYLPPDANCLLSVADHCLRSKDYVNVIVADKQPHLTYLDMQSAIEHCTKGIGMWDWASTDNGEEPDVVLACAGDIPTMESLAAVSILKKHFPDLKMRFVNVVDLFRLMPESEHPHGLSDRDFDSLFTVDKPVIFNFHSYASLVHKLSYRRKNHDNIHVRGYKEKGSINTPFELAILNQIDRFNLCIDVIDRVPKLQAKGAHVKEQMKNEIVESLRYAYAEGIDKDEISNWVWPE, encoded by the coding sequence ATGACTGCTGCTGCCGAGATTGTGCCTACGTTGTCCGCTGAAGAGCTGCAGTTGATGAACCGCTACTGGAGCGCCTGCAACTATCTTGCCGCAGGGATGATCTATCTGCGGGAGAATCCGCTGCTGCGGGAGCCGTTGAAGGCGGAGCACATCAAGCGGCGGTTGCTGGGGCACTGGGGGTCGGACCCTGGGCAGTCGTTTCTGTGGGTGCATCTGAACCGGCTGATCAAGAAGCTGGACCTGAATGTGATGTATGTTGCCGGGCCGGGACATGGCGCGCCGGCGACGCTGGCGAACTGCTACCTGGAGGGACGGTACTCGGAGGTGTATCCGGACAAGAGCCGCGATGAGGCGGGGCTGCGAAAGTTCCTGCGGCAGTTTTCGTTTCCGGGAGGGATTGGCAGCCATTGCACACCGGAGACGCCGGGGTCGATCCATGAGGGCGGTGAGCTGGGGTACTCGCTGACGCATGGGTATGGCGCGGCGTTCGATAATCCCGACCTGATTGTTGTGGTGGCGGTGGGTGATGGCGAGGCGGAGACAGGGCCGGCGGCGACGGCGTGGCACTCGAACAAGTTTTTGAACCCGGTGCGCGATGGGGCGGTGCTGCCGGTGCTGCATTTGAACGGCTACAAGATTGCGAACCCGACGATCCTGGCGCGGATCTCGAATGAGGAGCTGACGTCGTTGTTTCGCGGGTATGGATATGCGCCGTATTTTGTGGAGGGTGATGAGCCGGAGTCGATGCACCACAAGATGGCGGCGGTGCTGGAGAAGTGCATCGAGGAGATCAAGCGGATACAGTATGATGCGCGGGAGAACGGCGTGACGGAGCGGCCGCTGTGGCCGATGATTGTGATGCGCACTCCGAAGGGATGGACGGGGCCGAAGATGGTGGATGGGCATCGCGTGGAGGGGTTCTGGCGCGCGCACCAGGTGCCGATCCTTGACCCGATTGCGAACCCTGCGCACCTGCAGCAGCTGGAGGCGTGGCTGCGGAGCTATGAGCCGGAGACGCTGTTCGATGCGAAGGGGCGATTTGTGCCGGAGTTGCAGGCGTTGGCTCCGGAGGGCGATCGGCGCATCAGCGCGAACCCGCATACGAATGGCGGGGAGCTGAGTGTTCCGCTGGAGATGCCGGATTTTGCGGCGTATGCGGTTGAGGTGAAGTCGCCGGCGAAGGAGTATGTAAGCCCGACAGCGACGCTGGGAGTGTTTCTGCGTGATGTGATGCGGCAGAACATGACGAACTTCAGGGTGTTTGGGCCGGATGAGACGGCGTCGAACAAGCTGACAGCGATCTATGAGGCGTCCGAGAAGACGTGGATGGCGGAGATCAAACCGGAAGACGCTGATGGCACGGAGATTACGCAGGATGGTCGCGTGATGGAGATGCTGAGTGAGCATACGCTCGAAGGGTGGTTCGAAGGGTATGTGCTGACGGGGCGGCATGGGCTGTTCTCGACCTATGAGGCGTTTGTGCATGTGATCGACTCGATGTTCAACCAGCATGCGAAGTGGCTGGAGAAGGCGAAGAACGAGCTGGCTTGGCGGGCGCCGATTCCTTCGTTAAATTTGCTGATTACTTCGCTGGTGTGGCGGCAGGACCATAACGGATTTACGCACCAGGACCCGGGGTTTCTGGATGTGGTGACGAACAAGAGCCCGGGCGTGGTGCGGATCTATCTGCCGCCGGATGCGAACTGCCTGCTGAGCGTTGCGGACCACTGCCTGCGCAGCAAGGACTATGTGAATGTGATTGTGGCGGATAAACAGCCGCACCTGACGTATCTTGATATGCAGTCGGCGATTGAACATTGCACGAAGGGCATTGGGATGTGGGACTGGGCGAGCACCGATAACGGCGAAGAGCCGGATGTGGTGCTGGCATGCGCGGGTGATATCCCGACGATGGAGAGCCTGGCAGCGGTGTCGATTTTGAAGAAGCACTTCCCTGACCTGAAGATGCGGTTTGTGAACGTGGTGGACCTGTTCCGGCTGATGCCGGAGAGCGAGCATCCGCATGGGCTTTCGGACCGGGACTTCGACAGCCTGTTTACGGTGGACAAGCCGGTGATCTTCAACTTTCACAGCTATGCGTCGCTGGTGCATAAGTTGAGTTATCGGCGGAAGAACCATGACAACATCCATGTGCGTGGGTACAAGGAGAAAGGCAGCATCAATACACCGTTCGAGCTGGCGATCCTGAACCAGATCGACCGCTTCAATCTTTGCATCGATGTGATTGACCGCGTGCCGAAGCTGCAGGCGAAGGGTGCGCACGTGAAGGAGCAGATGAAGAACGAGATCGTGGAGAGCCTGCGCTATGCGTATGCGGAGGGCATTGATAAGGACGAGATCAGCAACTGGGTTTGGCCGGAGTAA
- a CDS encoding acetylxylan esterase has protein sequence MLRSLLASFFALAATSLSAQTAPPTPVAKTPAAVVAGIPVNYDEAKVGTYTLPDALRLADGKPVTTAKMWFAKRRPEIVKLFETQQYGIAPGRPSAERFEITDKGTPALNGTAIRKQITIHLTADADGPAIHLLEYIPASAKKPVPLLLCISFGAVQFAVDDPGITPQKTWDPKTNTKIVPKASLFGRLNIPDVLAAGFGVATFYYGDVAPDYPAGFNNSIQAHYLKPGQTKPAPDEWGTISAWAWGMSRVEDYLETDPAVDAHRVAIHGVSRLGKTVMWAGAHDQRFALVIASCSGEGGAALSHRDYGETIAHLEAPTRYPYQFAGNWAKYGGFPDTAPFDANMLVALIAPRPLLLQTGNTDFWSDPKGEFLAEVAAAPVYKLLGKDPLDTTTWPAAKTPILHDLGYYMHDGGHGMVPSDWQIYIDFLKQHLHPEK, from the coding sequence ATGCTTCGTTCTCTGCTCGCATCGTTCTTCGCCCTGGCCGCAACATCACTCAGCGCACAGACCGCGCCGCCCACGCCCGTCGCGAAAACACCTGCCGCCGTCGTGGCCGGAATCCCCGTCAACTACGACGAGGCCAAAGTCGGCACCTACACGCTCCCCGATGCGCTCCGTCTCGCCGACGGCAAGCCCGTCACCACAGCAAAAATGTGGTTCGCCAAACGCCGTCCCGAGATCGTCAAGCTCTTCGAAACACAGCAGTACGGCATCGCCCCCGGCCGCCCGTCAGCCGAGCGCTTCGAGATCACCGACAAAGGCACGCCCGCACTCAACGGCACCGCCATTCGCAAGCAGATCACCATCCATCTCACCGCCGACGCCGACGGCCCCGCCATCCATCTGCTCGAATACATCCCCGCATCCGCAAAGAAGCCCGTCCCGCTTCTCCTCTGCATCAGCTTCGGCGCCGTACAGTTCGCCGTCGATGACCCCGGCATCACACCGCAAAAAACCTGGGACCCCAAGACCAACACGAAGATCGTACCCAAGGCCTCGCTCTTCGGCCGCCTCAACATCCCCGACGTCCTCGCCGCGGGCTTCGGCGTCGCCACCTTCTACTACGGCGACGTCGCCCCCGACTATCCCGCCGGCTTCAACAACAGCATCCAGGCGCACTACCTCAAACCCGGCCAGACCAAGCCCGCACCCGACGAGTGGGGGACCATCTCCGCCTGGGCCTGGGGCATGAGCCGCGTCGAAGACTACCTCGAAACCGACCCCGCGGTCGACGCCCACCGCGTCGCCATCCACGGCGTCTCACGCCTCGGCAAGACCGTCATGTGGGCCGGCGCGCACGACCAGCGCTTCGCCCTCGTCATCGCCAGCTGCTCCGGCGAAGGCGGCGCAGCCCTCAGCCATCGCGACTACGGCGAGACCATCGCCCACCTCGAAGCCCCCACGCGCTACCCTTATCAATTCGCGGGCAACTGGGCCAAGTACGGAGGTTTCCCCGACACCGCCCCCTTCGACGCCAACATGCTCGTCGCCCTCATCGCGCCGCGCCCCTTGCTGCTGCAGACCGGCAACACCGACTTCTGGTCCGACCCCAAAGGCGAGTTCCTCGCCGAAGTCGCCGCCGCCCCCGTCTACAAGCTCCTCGGCAAAGATCCACTCGACACCACCACCTGGCCCGCTGCCAAAACCCCCATCCTCCACGACCTCGGCTACTACATGCACGACGGCGGCCACGGCATGGTCCCCAGCGACTGGCAAATCTACATCGACTTCCTAAAACAACACCTCCATCCCGAAAAATAA
- a CDS encoding glycosyl hydrolase family 28 protein produces MSKRMGRRLFLQSVGYGVVAGPLAMRLSAMAPVTQVAAPAAVATVGDLKLNVKDYGAVGDGVAKETTALQRTLDRCAVLGGGEVAVPAGKYLTGAIQLRSKVMLRLEQGAELVGSGDFDDYPVSEVRWEGKWIPGHVALIYAMDAEDTGVVGPGKITGNDALGGRPRKESPLRHPALIEPMRCRRVKLDGFSTSYHLMWSVHPTECEDVAISNLTIRSTGGNGDGIDVDSCKRVSIDRCDISTGDDCISLKSGRGEEGYTIGKATEDVTISNCTFADAIFACIGIGSETSAGIRRVKITNCKFTAARSHAIYIKSRPGRGPFLEDFSADGLEASGLKGGFLRFNFTNSGIQDPDPVPGLVGIPTAKNVRISNVVLHDCPVLVDGAAVNPEKPVDGFALINVTGTCRKGITLANMRHVELKNIHVTGLEGPLLQTYNVQGKGLEGAVTMEAPKSPGPVAEPAVAYKLH; encoded by the coding sequence ATGAGCAAGCGGATGGGGCGGCGTCTTTTTTTGCAGAGCGTTGGTTATGGCGTGGTGGCAGGACCGCTGGCGATGAGGTTGAGCGCGATGGCTCCTGTGACGCAGGTGGCTGCTCCTGCGGCAGTGGCTACGGTGGGTGATCTGAAGCTGAATGTGAAGGACTATGGTGCGGTGGGGGATGGTGTGGCGAAGGAGACCACTGCGCTGCAGAGGACTCTGGACCGGTGCGCGGTGCTGGGTGGTGGCGAGGTGGCGGTGCCTGCGGGAAAGTATTTGACGGGGGCGATTCAGTTGCGGTCGAAGGTGATGCTGCGGCTGGAGCAGGGTGCGGAGCTGGTGGGGAGCGGGGATTTCGACGACTATCCAGTGAGCGAGGTGCGGTGGGAGGGCAAGTGGATTCCGGGGCATGTGGCGCTGATCTATGCGATGGATGCGGAGGACACCGGTGTGGTGGGGCCGGGGAAGATTACGGGCAATGATGCGCTGGGCGGGCGACCGAGAAAGGAGAGTCCGTTGCGGCATCCGGCGCTGATTGAGCCGATGCGTTGCCGGAGAGTGAAGCTGGATGGATTTTCGACGAGCTATCACCTGATGTGGTCGGTGCATCCGACGGAGTGCGAGGATGTGGCGATCTCGAACCTGACGATCCGGAGCACGGGTGGGAATGGCGATGGGATTGATGTGGACTCGTGCAAGCGCGTGAGTATTGATCGGTGCGATATCTCGACGGGGGATGACTGCATCTCGTTGAAGAGCGGGCGCGGTGAAGAGGGGTACACGATTGGGAAGGCCACGGAGGATGTGACGATCTCAAACTGCACGTTTGCGGATGCGATCTTTGCGTGCATCGGGATTGGGAGTGAGACGTCGGCGGGGATCAGGCGGGTGAAGATTACGAACTGCAAGTTCACGGCCGCACGGAGCCATGCGATCTACATCAAGAGCCGGCCGGGGCGAGGGCCGTTCCTGGAAGACTTCAGCGCGGATGGGCTTGAGGCCTCAGGGCTGAAGGGTGGGTTTCTGAGGTTCAACTTTACGAACAGCGGGATTCAGGACCCGGACCCGGTGCCGGGGCTGGTGGGGATTCCGACTGCGAAGAATGTGCGGATCAGCAACGTGGTGTTGCATGATTGCCCGGTGCTGGTGGATGGAGCGGCGGTGAATCCGGAGAAGCCGGTGGATGGATTTGCGCTGATTAACGTGACCGGGACGTGCAGGAAAGGGATCACGCTGGCGAACATGCGGCATGTGGAGCTGAAGAACATCCATGTGACCGGGCTGGAAGGGCCGCTGCTGCAGACGTATAACGTGCAGGGCAAGGGGCTGGAAGGTGCGGTGACGATGGAGGCGCCGAAGAGTCCTGGGCCGGTGGCGGAGCCTGCGGTGGCTTATAAGCTGCATTAG
- the miaB gene encoding tRNA (N6-isopentenyl adenosine(37)-C2)-methylthiotransferase MiaB — MSRTFYIETFGCQMNAHDSEKVVGTLIREGYQQVVDEAEAGLILYNTCSIRDKAEQKVFHRLNEYKRLQGEGKRFAVIGCVAQQEGEKIFEKAPYVSIVAGSSSYRNLPEMLQRLEAGETRITGLDDRQTDETFDTEFTARSNPHRGYITIIEGCDKFCAYCVVPYTRGKERSRTSASVLAEAQRIAALGYTEIQLLGQNVNSYVDPSGKRSFAELLAAVGEVNGIQRVRFTTSHPRQFTKDIVDAIDAMPALCDHIHLPVQSGSTSVLKAMQREYTRDWYLERIAWTKAAKRDISLTSDIIVGFPGETDKDFEDTITLLDEVGYDAIYGFKYSPRPNTPAIHMVDSIPEEVKVERLAILNARQREIQRTNYQRHMNQTMTVMVEGHNTARNQITGRSSQNKTVNFTMGPAAFALNSTDLALKGTGFSPSVDSPQKEGASAPEGTLPKPGSYIDVRITQVFPNSLVGEAIAPAIAPSPALLAQQALNARITA, encoded by the coding sequence ATGTCCAGGACCTTCTACATCGAAACCTTCGGCTGCCAGATGAACGCCCACGACTCCGAAAAAGTCGTCGGCACCCTCATCCGCGAAGGCTACCAGCAAGTCGTCGACGAGGCCGAAGCCGGCCTCATCCTCTACAACACCTGCTCCATCCGCGACAAAGCCGAGCAGAAGGTCTTCCACCGTCTCAACGAGTACAAGCGCCTCCAGGGCGAAGGCAAGCGCTTCGCCGTCATCGGCTGCGTCGCCCAGCAGGAAGGCGAAAAGATCTTCGAGAAGGCTCCCTACGTCTCCATCGTCGCCGGCAGCTCTTCATACCGCAATCTCCCCGAGATGCTTCAGCGCCTCGAAGCAGGAGAAACCCGCATCACCGGCCTCGACGACCGGCAGACCGACGAGACCTTCGACACCGAGTTCACCGCGCGCAGCAACCCGCATCGCGGTTACATCACCATCATCGAAGGCTGCGACAAGTTCTGCGCCTACTGCGTCGTCCCCTACACACGCGGCAAGGAACGCTCCCGCACCAGCGCCAGCGTCCTCGCCGAAGCCCAGCGCATCGCCGCCCTCGGCTACACCGAAATCCAACTCCTTGGCCAGAACGTCAACAGCTACGTCGATCCCAGCGGCAAACGCAGCTTCGCCGAACTCCTCGCCGCAGTAGGCGAGGTCAACGGCATCCAGCGCGTCCGCTTCACCACCTCGCACCCGCGCCAGTTCACCAAAGACATCGTGGACGCGATCGACGCCATGCCCGCGCTCTGCGACCACATTCACCTGCCCGTGCAATCCGGCAGCACCAGCGTCCTCAAGGCCATGCAGCGCGAGTACACACGCGACTGGTACCTCGAGCGCATCGCCTGGACCAAGGCCGCCAAACGCGATATCTCGCTCACCTCGGACATCATCGTTGGCTTCCCCGGAGAAACCGACAAGGACTTCGAGGACACCATCACGCTCCTCGACGAAGTCGGCTACGACGCCATCTACGGCTTCAAGTACTCCCCGCGCCCCAACACCCCGGCGATCCACATGGTCGACAGCATCCCCGAGGAGGTCAAGGTCGAGCGCCTTGCCATCCTCAACGCCCGCCAGCGCGAGATCCAGCGCACCAACTACCAGCGCCACATGAACCAGACGATGACCGTCATGGTCGAAGGCCACAACACCGCCCGCAACCAGATCACCGGCCGCAGCTCCCAGAACAAAACCGTCAACTTCACAATGGGTCCTGCAGCCTTCGCCTTGAACTCCACGGACCTCGCTTTGAAGGGGACGGGCTTCAGCCCGTCCGTTGACTCGCCTCAGAAGGAAGGGGCTTCAGCCCCGGAGGGAACGTTGCCAAAGCCAGGCAGCTACATCGACGTCCGCATCACGCAGGTCTTCCCCAACTCCCTCGTCGGCGAAGCCATCGCCCCCGCCATCGCCCCATCACCAGCTCTGCTAGCCCAGCAAGCCCTGAACGCCCGCATCACCGCCTAG